The Ictalurus punctatus breed USDA103 unplaced genomic scaffold, Coco_2.0 Super-Scaffold_100056, whole genome shotgun sequence genome has a window encoding:
- the LOC108262456 gene encoding E3 ubiquitin-protein ligase UBR2 isoform X3, protein MSTNGFSKFLCSLFWIQAEEAQRKLKRQNGEDPALPPFCPLFASLGNILQCDVLLGMLGAVLQWAMEPSGGHWSESMLQRVLHLIGMALLEEQQQLENIGDDDEVTFNFTLKISHGG, encoded by the exons atgagcactaatggtttttctaaatttttatgtagtttattttggatacaggcagaggaagctcagcgaaagcttaagagacagaatggagaggacccag ccctgcctccattctgcccactgtttgccagcttgggaaacattctgcagtgtgacgtgctgcttggcatgctgggagctgtgctgcagtgggctatggagcccagtggaggacactggtctgagtccatgctgcagagg GTGCTGCACTTGATAGGCATGGCTCTGCTGGAGGAGCAGCAACAGCTAGAGAACATTGGGGATGACGATGAAGTTACTTTCAACTTCACCCTCAAAATCTCCC